A single Metarhizium brunneum chromosome 5, complete sequence DNA region contains:
- the SAT4_7 gene encoding Satratoxin biosynthesis SC1 cluster protein 4, protein MASDNSQSKLPGLPGYDAHNLQPWTVQVVVAVTVLALAAVGLRLLSRHIKHQQLWLDDKMIMFSMGWNLVVVGFIFAMYSSGMGLHADKVDPADIVMMAKWLVVAEVLYAWNLGWTKMSLLLMYYRIFRLPYFKKMAWVVGAFVWAWVICITFLFIFICVPVQKLWYPQIPGRCINQVGTWISNAASTIFTDLVILLMPIPQIWKLQLRKTEKIGLTLAFSLGFFVVFASAYRTSVLFTYTAKDPTYTLAPTVGWTAIEMSAGIVSACLPTLLPIALCCARAFGFTRTASVPSRETNAPPTFGGSGGNKTKLKSGLNTLTNFSTRDGDDDGHQGEESPFCRLPDNAESESVISHAVDSRSETPEAALEPSLRPDMKKGYGHSVKSYTAKGGGSHDDDIPLQGIRVQRDFTSSTSRRH, encoded by the exons ATGGCATCTGACAACTCCCAGTCCAAGCTGCCTGGGCTCCCGGGCTATGATGCACACAATTTGCAGCCGTGGACTGTGCAAGTCGTTGTTGCAGTGACAGtcctggcgctggcggccGTCGGACTGCGTCTTCTCAGTCGTCACATCAAACACCAGCAACTATGGCTGGATGACAAGATGATCATGTTCTCCATG GGCTGGAACCTGGTTGTTGTAGGCTTCATCTTTGCCATGTATTCGTCCGGGATGGGCCTGCATGCCGACAAGGTCGACCCGGCCGAcatcgtcatgatggccaagtGGTTGGTCGTGGCCGAGGTTCTCTATGCGTGGAATCTAGGCTGGACCAAGATGAGCTTGTTGCTCATGTACTATCGCATCTTCCGCCTGCCGTACTTCAAGAAGATGGCCTGGGTCGTCGGGGCCTTTGTCTGGGCCTGGGTCATTTGCATCACCTTCTTattcatcttcatctgcgTACCGGTTCAGAAGTTGTGGTATCCGCAGATTCCCGGAAGATGCATAAACCAAGTCGGCACCTGGATATCCAACGCCGCCTCCACCATCTTCAccgacctcgtcatcctgCTGATGCCCATTCCCCAGATATGGAAGCTCCAGCTGCGGAAAACCGAGAAAATCGGTCTCACACTCGCCTTCAGCCTTGGTTTCTT TGTCGTATTTGCGTCGGCCTACCGCACAAGCGTCCTCTTCACGTACACGGCCAAGGACCCGACATACACACTCGCCCCCACGGTGGGATGGACAGCCATTGAAATGTCGGCCGGCATCGTGTCGGCATGCCTGCCTACCCTTCTCCCCATTGCGCTTTGCTGCGCGCGAGCGTTCGGCTTCACACGAACCGCGAGTGTGCCCAGTAGGGAGACCAACGCTCCGCCGACATTTGGTGGTtccggcggcaacaagaccaagttgAAGAGCGGACTGAATACGTTGACCAACTTTAGCACCCGggacggcgatgacgatggtcaCCAAGGCGAGGAGAGCCCCTTTTGCCGCCTGCCGGACAACGCGGAATCGGAAAGCGTCATCTCGCACGCCGTGGACTCGAGAAGCGAAACCCCAGAGGCAGCGTTGGAGCCGAGCCTCCGCCCAGACATGAAGAAGGGGTATGGGCATTCTGTGAAAAGTTACACGGCAAAGGGCGGCGGAAGCCACGATGACGATATCCCATTACAGGGGATCCGGGTGCAGAGAGACTTTACGAGCTCAACATCGCGGAGACACTAA